In the genome of Arabidopsis thaliana chromosome 4, partial sequence, the window TATGTTTCCTATAGGTAGTGTTCTCCAAAACAAGAGATAATTCTCCCTGTTGTTATTGCTTTTGATGCCTAGATACACAAtttattcaacattttctaaTCATCTTAGAATTTCAAATATACACTAACATGTTACCGTTGTAAAACACCAGagtcttgttcttcttcatgttcttcTCCTAAGCATTTGTCTTCctctgaaaaaagaaaaaatatagaatatacCGGGTCTTTATAAGTCTGATGTTCGGAAGATTCATTTAGCTCATTTGCATCctcaatctttgtttttctcatcTAGTACGTCAGATGTCAAGAGCCATTGAATAAACTCAGATCTTTTCGTCTGCTCTCCCTGATCTTGTGTTGAGACAGATGAGGAAGATTAACCAAACTATCCCATTCATTGTTAATCTGGTACCTtctgaagaagataacaacatCTTTACCCAGAGTTCAATCAAGTATATTTTGCAAAAACTAGCCTAGTATAAGTCACGTGTAAGATGCATGTAGAAcacagaattttttttgttttgatatcaATGTTAAGTATTTATACCATTTTCGAAGTTTTGACAGAAGTTATAAAGAATACAAgtaatggaaaaataaatctacagaaagcacaaacaaaaacaaacagtaaTGGAGGAAATCTTTAACCAAGAGcggaaacaagaaaagaaacacCGATTCCGAGAAGCTAAACTCGAAAATTTCAGTGATTTCCACAACTCGAAAATACCAAGGAGCTGGAATCTCATCTTACTTGCCACGAGCAAACCTTAGCAGAGGTCCGTCCTCAAAACCTCTCGAGTAAGGCACATTAACTTCTCTTCAAACTAACGCAAAACGTAAAGATAATAGAGAACTTAAACACAAATCCGACGAAGTCCTCTTGACAAGAAGATGGAGGGTTGTTCTCGTACTCGCTTGGCGGGATGGGCATTCTTAGTTGTTTAAAACTTCACCAATTGAAGTCTTatggttcatcatcatccgTTGTAAGTTCCGCTTAACATCGCTATCACCGACAAGCTGATTTTCTTGTAGATGCAAGATTTACCACAACAATAAATCATCTGTTGACTCCGAGAAACCGCTTGAAAAATCTGTCTACAAACACTGCAAAATTGgaattctataaaaaaaaaaaaattctgtttCGATACAAACTAAACCGAGGCATAAGCTTCACCTATAGACCTAACCTGAAGTCTACTCCATTATTCATTAACGAATAATCTTTTggcaaaaatattaatcaaatGGCAATTTTGACCAAATTCTCATTTCATATCCGCTCAAGTTGGTAATAAAAttaccaaatattttattaacaaaacaatatgaaaaagaaagaattatataatcgagaaaaatagagaatatGGAAAAGTAGAGGCGTACGACAAAGAAGACCTTAACACACACAATTCAagcaatatataaaaaaaaaatccaatctttGTTCCTCAAAAATCCTCTGCTTCGCGTTTTTCTTCGGCATTGACTTTACCAATCACAACTTTCTCCGGGATCGCCGATTTATCTTCGTTTCAACCATGACTCATATccttttgattctctctttgcttcaatctctttagattctctgtttctcggCCGATTGcagaatttagggttttggtttgcAGAATTAGGGgttaaagttttcaaatttaggATTTGTTTTGGGAGAAGATGCAATTGTAGTTTCGTTTCTAGATTGCTCTGTTTGTATAAAGACTAGATCTTGTTGGATATTTCTCGAATGTTGCTTATGGATCTTATAAGGATTCTGAATTTGTGAAACTAGAACAAAGtgtgttgttttctttaattcaagcttttgatttttgatgcGTAATCGTCACGTGGAAGTCAGAGAGAGCGTGACCGTGAAAGAGCTGCCGCTCGTGCTGGTGGAAAGGGTAAGAATGGTGACGATGGTTTGACGCCGGAGCAACGCCGTGAAAGGTATAAACGAATCTGAAAAAACGAATCTTTAGTTGGGATTGTTCTGATCTGTGTGGTTGTTGTGTAATGATTCGATCTGTGTGGTTGTTGTGTAATGATTTGAACTTTGTGTAatggttgttgttgtgtaaTGAATGATTTTAGAGATGGGAAAGCATTGCAAGAGAAAGCGGCTAAGAAAGCTGCTCAAGCTGCAGGTGCGAGTTCTGGTGGTGCAGCTGGAGGAAAAGGAGCTGCTGCTAAgaagtgatgatgatcatTTGGTTTGTCTTTTGAGCATATTGTAGACTTTATGTTTGAAATTGGGTTGTTTAGACCTGAAGCTTTGACTCTTGTCTGAAATCCCATTATAATGTCTTTGTGTTGAATTTGCAATTTGATGCTTATGGTGAAATCTTATTTGGTCTTTCTTTGATCTGTTATGAGGTTAAAGTTACAATTATACTGTCTCTTATGGTTCTTATTACTCTGAGTTTATGTTTCACTCTCAGATATGTTTGGAATCTATTCATATAGAATTATAGATCTGAGTTGTCATAGCTATTTGATGCATATGGTGAAGGCTTGTTTAGTCTCTCTTTTGGGGCATTGTAGTTCTTGTTAGGCTGACTTTATCTATCACTCTTTCTCTCAGAATGTTTGATAATCAAGTTATGCCGTCTCTGTACATCTTACTTGGTGTTTGATCTGTACAGAAGTTTATGACAGTTGTTTGAGTGTGCTCAGTGTTAGGTCATTGAATGGTTTAGTggaatattaattaagaaaactcGAAACTAAAGATCTAGTCTAGGAAGCATTTTTCGGCTAAACACCGTTTCGTTTACCGAAAGTGTTATCCTAGTGATAGACATTGATGTCTGCTTGCGCAGTGAATCCCGTCTCTTTGATGGGTTTAAGGATTTTGCAGTTACATGGCCTGAGCTCTCTTTCTTTAGGAGCAACTAGTAGCTGTAATATACTAATTAAACGCAACATCCAAGCAATTACAATCACACCACAATAAACATGTAATTTACCATCATCATCCCTTGTTTATACTTGTAAACTAATCTTGATCATTCTACAAGTCCAGTTTAACTTTATGTTCAATCGTATCCATGTTTCATTTTCCAGATTTTCAACTGCAAGGTTGGTAGTCTCTCTGACTCATCTAGACCAATTAAATGAAGAGAGACAACCATTGCATTTTGGTTAAATCGGAGGGTAATTCACCTAGGTTCCGAGTTGGAACcaatgtaaaaaataatacaaatcgagtaaattgtaaaataataattttttgaaaattttatgtaaaatatagttctttattttatttttattctttgtagtcaaaattttgtttataatttgattctacttttataataaaataaattaattttattttaggtgCAGTTTTCGGCGCACCAAACTATAAAGTTAGGAtgaaatgtaaataaatgaacttaaaatatatatttttttttttacaaagatagtaaactaaaataaaaattaaatcgaATTCAccagaaaaaaagagtttaaattAAGTAACCACATTTGAGTGACACGTGATTGGATATTGATGGAGAGACGTGTCACTTTCAGTTTACGTTATTGGTTGTCGTTAGATCACAGTCTGACAAGCGTTTGCTGTCCCACTctaatttaattattctttcttaaataaaatttggaaagTGAGTATTGTTTAGCataattttacttatttataaaggtacaaattttatttaataaaactgcagaaaaataaattcgaGAATTTAATTGACACGtgtgtctttttttgttccctaaaatcatttgctttttagttattttggcTTTTCTCTATCTGTTACagaaattatacatatattctgggggaaaaaaaaattacatgtaAAATCAGATTTTCATGCATTAAGCACATGATTCGCTTTTGTTCTCTAATTTGTATGCATTGAGCACATGATTCACTTTTACAGAAATGCTGTCTGCAATATATTCTAGGTATTTTACCTAAATAGGAAGAACACAATCTAAAGGGTTCACAAACTATATGTTCATGCACCATAAATTCTATACTATAAATGgttatgtgttttttcttatagtgTAACCtacgtttttctttgttcacaaAATTTTTAGTAAAGCTTCTAGATGTAATGTTGAAGGGTAAATTTTAgagttatttttcttacaattcaGTATGTCTTTAGGTGTAACAAGTTTtgaggaaaaatataaaatcggTCTATAGAAAAGTTAACATATTCGTTTACCATAATACTGAATATCATTATCACACAAAATTGTGAGGATATAATGTATCATATATAGagacagtaaaaaaaaatctgtaaatatAGTTTGGATTTGTGAACCGtttaaaataatcttttttaaaaaaaatttaaaaatcatattcCCGTTAATAGACTTTTTAAAAAGCGAATGTGTTTTAACAATTACAACAATAGTCTAATTACAAAATAGAACAACTAAAAATAGtgttagaaaataaaagaagaacgGATCATATTGTTCACTGGTGGCAAAGAATCCAAAGCATCAGTTCCGGGGGATTCAAAATCCGCAGTTTTACGGTAATAATAATGGGTCAAAAattaccaaagaaaaaaacattttaaaataaatataacttatgacaaagaaaaaaatataaaaatcattttactgaaattaaaataaataatacgtTGTATGTGgacaaggaagaagacaacattgtatatatgtaacttTATAAACATGGTTCTATATCTTAGATTATtaacaaaagtaataaattattaattagctCATTCTGATGTGCAATTGTGCATGATGAGTTATTCCACATTACATTCTCTTGCCCTCTTTTACTAGCACTCCTTTGTGCAGTCAGCCTCACATGTTCTTTGGTTATTTTTGTACTAAGACAAACTAATATGAATGATTCCTAAAATAGGTGATATGACGTGTTTTCCATTTGCCAAAGCTAAAAAGCATTTAGTTTTGTTCTGTAGTTGTCTTAAGCCGTGGTAAAAGaatattttggaaattaaaCTAATTGTAAAGAATCTTACGAGCAAACTTCACCTAATTCAAAGAGTTCaagaaattttatattagaatGCATATATAGCATCCATAAATTCACATGGCACCTTCGACAAATTGActttaatattcttttttctttggtaaaTAATCTTTAATATTCTTTATACACTACTAccatatgaatatatgattaattttaaataaaatcttccgaagtcacaaaaaaataaagttgcaTCTAGTCTGAGTAGTGTCTATACGAGTCTCGATAGTCGATATACGTGatgatctttttattttctttttcacagatgtgaaatttatttaaaataaataataaatttttactataattgaaatctttgaatataaaaaaatagtaagcAAGTTATTTTACTGTTATAAATAAGCATTCTCAAAGTGTTGGGTTTTGTTTAactttttgaatattaaaagaaCCGGAAATCAACGATCAACATGATCATCCAAAAATATGGAAACCATGAAGACCGAGAAAAATCTAGATAATTGTCATATCTTAGTTTAGGAATATTTACAATTAtctctaaatatattatttatatttatgtttatcatAGTTTGGGAAACTTAAATCAGTCTCCTCTTTATATAAGAGAATGTTATACCTAAAATTTATCATTGAACCAAATGGTGTTaaacctaaaatattatagGGTATACATTTACTAACATTGATTTTCATGAAATCGACTAGTGATCACTTTTCCAAGATTAATGGAAGATGAGATATTAAGGATAGATtgtatccaaaaaaaaaagacatattaTGGATAGTTTAATAGGTGTATATCAAGAGAGATGTTTGAACCTAAGAttcaaaactttcttcttacaaaataaaacgATTACTAGATAGCTTTGGCTAATTCATTGGACAAGGAAGCATTTACTTATCTACTATCTTTACTATGCAACACTACAACTCATAAgttttttgatataatatcAACTTTAAAATAGTCGAAATGTCGAATGATTAGGatcgataaaaaaaatcaaaaatggaAAGGCACATGATGTATGGTTTttagtgtaatttttttttttttggtgtaaaagAATGCACATGATGTATGTTTGAGATTCTATACCTTAGTTATTCAACTTGCACTTAAAGCCTTTGTACTGCAAGCTAGCTAGATTCATATCGTTCAATGAGAACAAAAAGCTAGATATACGAAAACTCTTCTAGCAAGATTACTAGagtaagaaatatatttcaaagtaCTTGCGTAAATAATTTAGATAGtgaataaaaacatttgtgaccaatagaaagaaaacaataacgacaaaattaaaaattcagCAATTGAAATAGAGGAATATGGCTCCTCCATCAAcacaatttcttatttttcagcTTTAATTATAGTATAAATCtaacaaatgttttaatatttaatagaaGCACAAATCGTAtgtatatgaaatttatttcaGATTAATACAATGATATGTACTAGGCCGTCTGTTGCTATTCTCTatcaacatttgtttttcttttggtctttgacaaaaaaaaaaaaaaaaaatgctctATCCgtagattttgagttttaagcTTAAACAATTGTTTATAGACACGCTTATCTCACTCGGAAGCTCAGCCATTAACTTTTTATTGAAACATATAACGGCAAAATAGTGGTATATATTtcgaaaaaaaatcatgaaatctAATAGAACATGTAGcagtaaacaaatttttttaattatttatgtataaaataaaataattattggaATATAACATTAAAAGGGTAGAACCTGTATTTTCTTCAATAAAGCAAAATCATAGACAATTgctaacattttttatatgtctattctattttatattaacGTACGAAAGTAAAATGTGAAATGTTTTGAGATCGAGAATGctatttttatgaaaacaaataacGAAATTGGAAAAATGAATTAGTAAACCAGATAAAGTCATATGTTgtcacttgtttttttttttgtttttttttaatgttgtCACTTGTCatcattttatattatgttttttatgTCCTATCTATAAATGATAGAAAATAGagatattatttaataaacaaaacctccttaaatatttgtttttgagatGATGTATTTAGGAATGTCGTATAATAGCGCCAACTTGCTAATTTATATTGAgtattagtttttaaattatgaGACAGTGACCAAAgcaatttttttatgaaaagtTCTAATATAATTGTAGCCTTTTTTCATTAGATGTCTGGTATACATGGTTAAAAATGTCTTCACGGTGACCATCAGTGATTAAAGCCCATACTAAGACATACATTTACTATTAAAATATGTTAGAGATCAAATTGgatcaaattaatttacatGAAACTGGAATaggttaaaaataaaaataagaaagaaatactTTTTTCCTctgatttttttggtcaactgcttttttttttcctcttaagcctttttataaattttattttgtcgttaacattttgtttccataaatcaaataataattcttTTCGTAAAACGACCCAACAGTCATCTCAAAGGACAAAATGTGCATCATCTCAAATTAGAATACGAAGCTTCCAATTCGACCCTTATCTTACCTGTTTGATTCATTGTTAAACATGTTTAATGaactatattatattaaaaaaagaaacttatatCTTGATTAGTTACTTAAATTTAGTCTCAAAATCTAAATtgacaatataaaaaattggaGTAACTAAAGATGAAGCAAGAGATGAGTATATGCGTCGGAAAAAGTGTTCTTGCAAGGAATTGTATCCATTGTAACAGTGACTAACATGAACGAACAGAATAATTTATGGGTGAATCCGattaatttaaaaagttaagaGACCACATCAGCAAGTTATTAcaatattgtaaaataaaGAAGCAGACATAAACTGATGTTCTagagaggaaaagaagacAACCCATGACTTCCGCATTAGTTGGATTCAATTAGAGGCCAAAACTTGAAGCTAATCATTGTATTTGGatgataatattaataattatggGCTCACTAATTATAAGCATTTGTGGTGATTATCTGTGCTAAACTATACGTggtttacaaattaaattttattctcCAATTAGATAAATGTTATCATGAAATATCGTTTCAATAATGTTTTCTTGGTATCACATCGCTCCAATAATTAGTCCCGTACAACTGTAATTAAGAAGTTTAATAATTACTATTCAGTATGTATTCAgacgtacatatatatatatatagatatattttttgtaatttgcatTTCACAGCGGATCACTAAATATACATTAAACATTTGTGtattcatctatatatattactataatataatagtgaaaatttatgttttttgagATGGAATCTAGCAAAGAAAAGTCCTATACTGTATGGTCCAAAGTCATATTCCTAGGTTTCGCCTTAAAAACTCTAAAGATAACTAAACAGACgagaataataaattaaacacaGTTAGAATCGTttgtttattgaaaaaaaaaagcttaaagaaTGCTTAAAGATTAAGGTTCTtacaagaaatatatatatcttagtaAGGGAAAccaaatttacatataaaaaaaatataaaaaaaattggtacttctttttcttgctaTGACTTTGAATATACTACAGATTTAATGTTCTAAGTTTAATTAACAAGATATTGAACATTAAACCAcatcctttttatttttcgtgtactgtatatacatatatattgaatatatatctCTTATTAACAAGATATAACAATAATGTAATATTAGTACAACCATCAAATTGAAAAGCAAATTTCGTATTTATACAATATGAAAAAACTAGAAgaacttttaaatatttaaagtgACCAAATGAAAACAACGTTGGtatccaacaacaacatcattcgtaaaatttaaatataaaaccctataccaaaaaaaaaacaatatatggCTATATATAACACCTAAATGAGTTAGGGCTAAGCTGTCACGTTTGGATTGAtaagttataagaaaaagcGAACGTAAAATGGAGGCCACGAACAAGTCgcaagataagaaaaaataaaggtcaaattattgtttatgaaagaaaaaaatacaaaatattaacaataaTATTGTTTAACCAAAAGTGTTTGTGAGACTCTTTAATTCTCTAGTTTACATATGAACAAATTAAGCTTGGCAGAGCGTAGATCTGAGTCAgatgataatgtttttttcgGACAATAAAGTTAGGTTCCttaaattttctaatattatctCCACATGATCACACCAATACACACACAACACTCCTTAATTCtcgtatatataaacatttattCTCCACctattttgtcaaaattaaGAACAGGCTTCATTCTCTGGACAAACactcaaaaaacaaacaaaaaaaggaacatGGAAGATCAGTTTCCTAAAATAGAAACTAGCTTCATGCACGACAAGCTCTTGTCTTCTGGAATCTACGGGTTCTTGAGTTCTTCGACGCCGCCACAACTTCTCGGTGTTCCAATATTTTTGGAAGGTATGaaatctcctcttcttcctgcTTCTTCGACTCCGAGCTACTTTGTGTCGCCTCATGATCATGAGCTCACATCTTCTATTCATCCATCTCCGGTAGCTTCTGTTCCTTGGAACTTTCTAGAATCTTTTCCTCAGTCTCAACATCCTGATCATCATCCTTCTAAACCTCCAAACCTTACTTTGTTCCTTA includes:
- a CDS encoding Uncharacterized protein family SERF (Uncharacterised protein family SERF; CONTAINS InterPro DOMAIN/s: Uncharacterised protein family SERF (InterPro:IPR007513); BEST Arabidopsis thaliana protein match is: Uncharacterised protein family SERF (TAIR:AT3G24100.1); Has 151 Blast hits to 151 proteins in 44 species: Archae - 0; Bacteria - 0; Metazoa - 66; Fungi - 10; Plants - 70; Viruses - 0; Other Eukaryotes - 5 (source: NCBI BLink).), with translation MTRGSQRERDRERAAARAGGKGKNGDDGLTPEQRRERDGKALQEKAAKKAAQAAGASSGGAAGGKGAAAKK